In Miniphocaeibacter halophilus, the following proteins share a genomic window:
- a CDS encoding polyribonucleotide nucleotidyltransferase, translating into MIKEYKYDLLGKEIKVTIGKVAKQANGSCTIQCGETVVLVTATASKEPREGIDFFPLSCDFEEKLYAVGKIPGGFIKREGRASEKAVLTSRLIDRPLRPLFPEGYRNDVQVIATALSVDQDNTPDILAMIGSSIALSISDIPFNGPTGSVSVGMVDGKIIINPNQEERENSSLELTVAGTKDAIMMVEAGCHKLTEAEVLEAILTAHESIKGICSFIEEIQKECGKEKIEFISPQIDQDLVSAVTEYSKENLINAIRNADKIKREEDTEKIIEETLTHFSEIYEGREKEIKSILENIQIEEVRRLIIEDEIRPDNRKLDEIRPISCERRLLPRAHGSGLFTRGQTQVLSVATLGSPSDVQILDGLLEEDNKRYMHQYNFPPYSVGDTRPMRGPGRREIGHGALAERALIPVIPSIDDFPYTIRVVSEVLESNGSSSQASICGSTLALLDAGVPIDEPVAGIAMGLISDGEKVSILTDIQGLEDHFGDMDFKVAGTKDGITALQMDIKIDGISREILEEALSKAKEARLFILDKMNDLISEPEKEISKYAPRLMTIKIDPEKIREVIGPGGKVINKIIEETGVIIDTKDDGNITITAETTENGEKAIAMIEDIIAEVEEGKTYLGKITRITNFGAFVDVLNGKEGLLHISKIAHERINKVEDVLSVGDEVLVKVTDIDNQGRINLSRKALLPKPENNNNSNKNNNNNK; encoded by the coding sequence ATGATAAAAGAATATAAATATGACTTGCTTGGAAAAGAAATAAAGGTAACTATTGGAAAAGTTGCTAAACAAGCAAATGGTTCTTGTACTATACAATGTGGAGAAACTGTGGTTTTAGTAACTGCAACTGCTTCGAAAGAACCTAGAGAAGGAATAGATTTTTTCCCTCTAAGCTGTGATTTTGAAGAAAAATTATATGCTGTTGGAAAAATACCAGGTGGATTTATAAAAAGAGAAGGTAGAGCTAGTGAAAAAGCTGTACTTACTTCTAGATTAATAGATAGACCTTTAAGGCCATTATTTCCTGAAGGTTACAGAAATGATGTACAGGTTATAGCAACGGCTTTGTCAGTTGATCAAGATAATACTCCAGACATACTTGCTATGATAGGTTCTTCAATAGCATTAAGTATATCTGATATTCCTTTTAATGGTCCTACTGGATCAGTATCTGTAGGTATGGTAGATGGAAAAATTATTATAAATCCAAATCAAGAAGAAAGAGAAAATTCATCTTTAGAACTAACAGTTGCAGGTACTAAAGATGCTATTATGATGGTTGAGGCTGGATGCCATAAATTAACTGAAGCTGAAGTATTAGAGGCTATTTTAACTGCCCATGAATCAATAAAGGGAATTTGCTCTTTTATTGAAGAAATTCAAAAAGAATGTGGAAAAGAAAAAATAGAATTTATTTCACCTCAAATAGATCAGGACTTAGTATCTGCAGTTACTGAGTATTCTAAAGAAAATTTAATTAACGCTATTAGAAATGCTGATAAAATTAAAAGAGAAGAAGATACAGAAAAAATTATTGAAGAAACATTAACACATTTTTCAGAAATTTATGAAGGAAGAGAAAAAGAAATCAAGTCTATTTTGGAAAATATTCAAATAGAAGAAGTTCGAAGATTAATTATAGAGGATGAAATTAGACCTGACAATAGAAAATTAGATGAAATTAGACCTATATCTTGTGAAAGAAGATTATTACCAAGGGCTCACGGTTCCGGATTATTTACTAGAGGACAAACTCAAGTACTATCGGTAGCAACTTTAGGCTCTCCAAGTGATGTTCAAATCTTAGACGGTTTATTAGAAGAAGATAATAAAAGATATATGCATCAATATAATTTTCCACCTTATAGTGTAGGAGATACAAGGCCAATGAGAGGTCCTGGAAGAAGAGAAATAGGACATGGGGCATTAGCTGAAAGAGCATTAATTCCTGTAATTCCTTCAATAGATGATTTCCCTTACACAATTAGAGTTGTGTCTGAAGTTTTAGAATCAAATGGTTCAAGTTCTCAAGCTTCTATTTGTGGTTCAACTTTAGCCTTACTAGATGCAGGAGTACCTATTGATGAACCTGTAGCAGGTATCGCTATGGGACTAATTAGCGATGGAGAAAAAGTTTCAATACTTACTGACATCCAAGGACTAGAAGATCATTTTGGAGATATGGATTTCAAAGTAGCAGGAACTAAAGATGGTATTACCGCTTTACAAATGGATATAAAGATAGATGGTATTAGTAGAGAAATATTAGAAGAAGCTTTATCTAAAGCTAAAGAAGCAAGATTGTTTATTTTAGATAAAATGAATGATTTAATTTCAGAACCTGAAAAAGAAATTTCAAAATATGCACCACGATTAATGACTATTAAAATTGATCCTGAAAAAATAAGAGAAGTCATTGGACCTGGTGGAAAAGTAATTAATAAAATTATTGAAGAAACTGGTGTAATAATTGATACTAAAGATGATGGTAATATAACCATTACTGCAGAAACTACTGAAAATGGTGAAAAAGCTATTGCCATGATTGAAGATATTATTGCCGAAGTTGAAGAAGGAAAAACATATTTAGGTAAAATAACTAGAATTACCAATTTTGGCGCTTTTGTAGATGTTCTAAACGGTAAGGAAGGTTTACTTCATATTTCTAAAATTGCTCATGAAAGAATTAATAAAGTTGAAGATGTTCTATCTGTTGGGGATGAAGTACTTGTTAAAGTAACTGATATAGATAATCAAGGTAGAATTAACCTTTCAAGAAAGGCTTTATTGCCAAAACCAGAAAACAATAACAATAGCAATAAAAATAATAATAACAATAAATAA
- the rpsO gene encoding 30S ribosomal protein S15, translating into MFTAEDKKRIIDEYKTVEGDTGSPEVQIALLTYRINYLTEHLKTHKKDHHSRRGLFKMIGKRRGLLNYLQKKDINRYRELIKKLNIRG; encoded by the coding sequence ATGTTTACAGCAGAAGATAAAAAAAGAATAATTGATGAATACAAAACGGTAGAAGGAGACACTGGATCACCAGAAGTTCAAATAGCTTTATTAACTTATAGAATAAACTATTTAACAGAACATTTAAAAACTCATAAAAAAGATCATCATTCTAGAAGAGGATTGTTTAAAATGATTGGTAAGAGAAGAGGTCTACTTAACTATCTACAAAAAAAAGATATCAATAGATACCGTGAATTAATTAAAAAATTAAACATTAGAGGTTAA
- a CDS encoding bifunctional riboflavin kinase/FAD synthetase, whose translation MKIIKVSEDMIVKDNIVFGLGNFDGIHRGHRFLIERVKEISTNYKYKSGILLFTQHTKDILNPNNPTPKLTSTNDKIDILSKLNIDYVFLINFRTISNLLPSEFITLLINQLNCKGIVVGNDYRFGKKAAGDINLLKELCYENKIILNIIDTIKDKNINIKSTNIRKYINEGMIIEANKLLGRNYFITGNVIHGEKRGRELGFPTANMINDYNYVLPREGVYYTKTTIISKNSEKKYDSLSFIGNNITFNEFDKKIETFIFDFSHNIYGEIIRVEFIDFIRQNFKFNSKLELINQMNKDVEFVKNYNKNLHF comes from the coding sequence ATGAAAATAATTAAAGTTTCAGAAGATATGATTGTAAAAGATAATATTGTTTTTGGATTAGGAAATTTTGATGGTATACATCGTGGTCATAGATTTTTAATTGAAAGAGTCAAAGAAATATCTACAAATTATAAATATAAATCCGGAATTTTATTATTTACACAACATACAAAAGACATTTTAAATCCAAATAATCCTACGCCTAAATTGACTAGTACCAATGATAAAATTGATATATTGAGTAAATTAAATATAGATTATGTTTTTTTAATAAACTTTAGAACTATTTCTAATTTATTACCTTCTGAATTTATTACTCTTCTTATTAATCAACTGAACTGTAAGGGTATTGTAGTTGGAAATGACTATAGATTTGGAAAAAAAGCAGCAGGTGATATTAATCTTTTAAAAGAATTATGTTATGAAAATAAAATTATTTTAAATATAATTGATACTATAAAAGATAAAAATATTAATATAAAAAGCACAAATATAAGAAAGTATATCAACGAGGGTATGATTATAGAAGCTAATAAATTACTTGGTAGAAATTATTTTATTACAGGAAATGTAATACATGGTGAAAAAAGAGGCAGAGAATTAGGATTTCCTACGGCGAATATGATTAATGATTACAATTATGTTTTACCTAGAGAAGGGGTCTATTATACAAAAACTACCATTATTAGTAAAAATTCCGAAAAAAAATATGATTCACTTAGCTTTATTGGCAATAATATTACCTTTAATGAGTTTGATAAAAAAATTGAAACATTTATATTTGATTTTTCACATAATATATATGGTGAAATAATTAGAGTTGAATTCATTGACTTCATACGACAAAATTTTAAATTTAATTCTAAACTGGAATTAATTAATCAAATGAATAAAGATGTAGAATTTGTTAAAAACTATAATAAAAATTTACATTTTTAG
- the truB gene encoding tRNA pseudouridine(55) synthase TruB — protein sequence MKDSKQLTGNNIDGVLNIFKEPGYTSHDVVAILRKILKTKKIGHAGTLDPNVSGVLPICIGKATKISQYLMDFGKTYVAEITFGIETDTEDIWGNITKTDNMPVNFETFEKVLSKYNNIEIKQIPPMYSAIKVNGKRLYELAYKGITIDRKERNAKIYKTKILRKYKNKVILEVSCSKGTYIRTLIKDICIESGTIGTMSNLLRIESGGLNISNSLTLDQIKYFVYNGNYDYIISIENALHTYEKFNLSDKYFKKIINGVKIDVGDFYTDKLLLIYCSNEFIGLGSINRISGSNYLKMKNMFYRGTNENN from the coding sequence TTGAAAGATTCAAAACAATTAACTGGCAATAATATAGATGGAGTATTAAATATTTTTAAAGAACCAGGTTATACTTCCCATGATGTTGTTGCAATTTTAAGAAAAATTTTAAAAACCAAAAAAATAGGTCATGCTGGAACATTAGATCCTAACGTAAGTGGAGTTCTACCTATTTGCATAGGCAAGGCAACTAAAATTAGTCAATATCTAATGGATTTTGGAAAAACTTATGTTGCTGAAATAACTTTTGGAATCGAAACTGATACAGAAGATATTTGGGGAAATATAACAAAAACAGATAATATGCCAGTAAATTTTGAAACTTTTGAAAAAGTTTTATCAAAGTATAATAATATAGAAATAAAACAAATACCACCTATGTACTCAGCTATAAAGGTTAATGGAAAAAGATTATATGAATTAGCTTATAAGGGTATAACAATAGATCGTAAAGAAAGAAATGCTAAAATTTATAAAACAAAAATTCTAAGAAAATATAAAAATAAAGTTATTCTTGAAGTAAGCTGTTCAAAAGGAACTTATATTAGAACTCTTATAAAAGATATTTGCATAGAGTCTGGTACAATAGGTACTATGTCAAATCTTCTTAGAATTGAATCCGGTGGGCTTAATATAAGCAACTCATTAACATTAGATCAAATTAAGTATTTTGTATATAATGGTAATTATGATTATATAATATCTATTGAGAATGCTCTTCATACCTATGAAAAATTTAATTTATCTGATAAGTATTTTAAAAAAATTATAAACGGTGTTAAAATTGACGTAGGAGATTTCTATACAGATAAATTACTTTTAATATATTGTTCTAATGAATTTATTGGTTTAGGTTCAATTAATAGAATTAGTGGTAGTAATTATCTAAAAATGAAAAATATGTTTTACAGAGGTACAAATGAAAATAATTAA
- a CDS encoding DHH family phosphoesterase has translation MNNLFTKFKEIIANNKSFAIISHLSPDGDNLGSIKSLYLYLKNLNKEVYPILFDKIPSNLKFITNDIPFTSNDKLIVDVLIAVDCGDKKRLGNIEYIYDNSKEIIKIDHHISGENYGTLNIIDPQISSTCELISKLFLDLNIEITPEISTSLLLGILTDTGRFLYERATEDTFQMAAKLIENGAEKDLLMKKLFQSNKLNALNAINKINNNAKFYYDNHLVITSVTNDFLNDYNLEVSDVETAINYYRDAEEVEVSCMLKEKENNKFKISFRSKNYVDVNLIANYFNGGGHKFASGCIINGDLKEVEEKIVERFKTINWQ, from the coding sequence ATGAATAATTTGTTTACTAAATTTAAAGAAATAATTGCAAATAATAAATCTTTTGCAATTATTTCTCATTTAAGTCCAGATGGGGACAACTTAGGATCAATAAAATCTCTTTATTTATATTTGAAAAACTTAAATAAAGAAGTTTATCCAATATTATTTGATAAAATCCCCAGCAATTTAAAATTTATTACTAATGATATTCCCTTCACTTCAAATGATAAACTAATAGTTGATGTTCTAATTGCTGTTGATTGTGGTGATAAAAAAAGATTAGGAAATATTGAATATATATATGACAATTCTAAAGAAATAATAAAAATCGATCACCATATTTCAGGAGAAAATTATGGGACTTTAAATATTATAGACCCTCAAATATCTTCTACCTGTGAACTTATTTCAAAATTGTTTTTAGATTTGAATATAGAAATTACACCTGAAATATCCACATCTTTATTGTTAGGTATTTTAACGGATACAGGAAGATTTTTATATGAACGTGCTACTGAAGATACTTTTCAAATGGCTGCAAAATTAATTGAAAATGGTGCTGAAAAAGATTTATTAATGAAAAAATTGTTTCAGTCTAATAAATTAAATGCATTAAACGCAATAAATAAAATAAATAATAATGCTAAATTTTATTATGACAATCATCTAGTTATAACTTCCGTTACCAATGATTTTCTTAATGACTATAATTTAGAAGTATCCGATGTTGAAACTGCTATTAATTACTATCGGGATGCTGAAGAAGTTGAAGTTTCCTGTATGTTAAAAGAGAAAGAAAACAATAAATTTAAAATTAGTTTTAGAAGTAAAAATTATGTAGATGTAAACCTAATTGCAAATTATTTTAATGGTGGTGGCCATAAATTTGCTTCAGGTTGCATTATTAATGGTGATTTAAAAGAAGTAGAGGAAAAGATAGTTGAAAGATTCAAAACAATTAACTGGCAATAA
- the rbfA gene encoding 30S ribosome-binding factor RbfA — protein MNQKRVNRISSEINKVISHCLYNTIKDPNLDPLYTGITGVNVTNDLSFATVYISVIGDDEKKANTIKGFENAKGYLKREISKNVKLRHIPELIFKIDDSTERGMHIENIINELNKTGNANE, from the coding sequence ATGAATCAAAAAAGAGTTAATCGCATCTCATCTGAAATTAATAAGGTTATATCCCATTGTTTATACAATACTATTAAGGATCCTAATTTAGATCCATTGTATACTGGAATTACTGGAGTTAATGTTACTAATGACCTAAGTTTTGCAACTGTATATATTAGTGTCATAGGTGATGATGAAAAAAAGGCAAATACTATAAAGGGCTTTGAAAATGCTAAGGGATATTTAAAAAGAGAAATTAGTAAAAATGTAAAATTACGACATATTCCTGAATTAATATTTAAAATAGATGATTCAACCGAACGTGGAATGCATATAGAAAATATAATAAACGAATTAAATAAGACAGGTAATGCAAATGAATAA
- the infB gene encoding translation initiation factor IF-2: MKKIRVYEIAKDLNVSAKEIISELNKLNIDVKSHMSSIEGDVIDKIYNVFSKNNTKKSNVDKNSKNTSQTKKSNRKEKQTNKKDKFTKENQASKKDKVIKDKQDNKNKKFNNKSQDNKGKKTIVKNKKTIDRNKNKKINEDHFKNLQKAKPKHKNKSKAKKKAAETTNLEGIVNVTESGAIEIPETIIVKDFAAAIGVSVSQVISKLIQLGIMASQNQELDFENAELIGMEFDKEIVLKSEDEESMEDIFDLDYEDKEEDMIPRPPVVTVMGHVDHGKTSLLDSIRNTHVTKKEAGGITQHIGAYTVRVNDNKIVFLDTPGHEAFTAMRSRGAQVTDLAILVVAADDGVMPQTIEAINHAKAADVPIIVAINKMDKEGANVDRIKQELSDNGLVPDDWGGDAICVPVSARTGQGIDELLEMVATVAEMEELKANPNRAAVGTVIEAQLDKGRGPTATVLVQKGTLRSGDMVVSGVSSGRIRAMFDDRGKKIKKAGPSIPVLILGLSDVPEAGEFIYVTKDEKTARSYAEKAKNLIKADMVKSSSNIKLDDLFNQISDGTIKDLNIIIKTDVRGTIDAVKQSFEKLSNEEVKVNIIHGAVGGITDSDVNLAAASNAVIIGFNVRPSQSAIDLANYENIDIRTYRVIYDAIEDIKNAIKGMLAPKYVEEVIGRAEVRAIFKVPNVGSVAGIYVLNGKITRNATIRLIRNDIVVHEGEISSLRRFKDDVKELASGYEGGLGLENYNDVKENDILEAYIMKEVKK, from the coding sequence ATGAAAAAAATCAGAGTGTATGAAATAGCTAAAGATTTAAATGTATCTGCTAAAGAAATTATTTCTGAATTAAACAAATTAAATATAGATGTTAAAAGTCATATGTCATCAATAGAAGGTGATGTAATAGACAAAATATATAATGTGTTTTCTAAAAATAATACAAAAAAAAGTAATGTTGATAAAAATTCTAAAAATACAAGTCAAACAAAAAAATCCAATAGAAAAGAAAAACAAACTAATAAGAAGGACAAATTTACTAAAGAAAACCAAGCTAGTAAAAAGGATAAAGTTATAAAAGATAAACAAGATAATAAAAATAAAAAATTCAACAATAAAAGCCAAGATAATAAAGGCAAAAAAACTATTGTTAAAAACAAAAAAACTATTGACAGAAATAAAAATAAAAAGATTAATGAAGACCATTTTAAAAATTTACAAAAAGCAAAACCAAAACATAAGAATAAAAGTAAGGCTAAGAAAAAAGCCGCTGAAACTACAAATCTTGAGGGTATTGTAAATGTAACTGAATCTGGCGCAATAGAAATTCCTGAAACTATTATTGTTAAGGATTTTGCTGCTGCCATAGGGGTTTCTGTTAGTCAAGTTATATCTAAACTTATTCAGTTAGGTATTATGGCTTCACAAAACCAAGAATTGGATTTTGAAAATGCTGAACTAATTGGTATGGAATTTGATAAAGAGATTGTTTTAAAATCCGAAGATGAAGAAAGCATGGAGGATATTTTTGACCTAGATTACGAAGACAAGGAAGAAGATATGATACCTAGACCTCCAGTTGTTACAGTTATGGGCCATGTTGACCACGGAAAAACTTCTTTATTAGATAGTATTAGAAATACACATGTAACCAAAAAAGAAGCTGGTGGAATTACACAACATATTGGTGCTTATACTGTAAGAGTTAATGATAATAAAATTGTATTTTTAGATACTCCTGGACACGAAGCATTTACTGCTATGCGTTCTAGAGGAGCTCAAGTTACAGATTTAGCTATACTTGTTGTAGCTGCAGATGATGGTGTAATGCCTCAAACAATAGAAGCTATTAATCATGCAAAAGCTGCTGATGTACCTATAATTGTTGCAATTAACAAAATGGACAAAGAAGGTGCAAATGTTGATAGAATTAAACAAGAATTGTCTGATAATGGTTTAGTACCTGATGATTGGGGTGGAGACGCTATTTGTGTACCAGTTTCTGCTCGAACAGGACAAGGTATAGATGAACTACTTGAAATGGTAGCAACTGTTGCAGAAATGGAAGAATTAAAAGCAAATCCTAATAGGGCTGCAGTAGGTACTGTAATAGAAGCTCAGCTAGATAAAGGTCGAGGACCAACTGCAACAGTACTTGTGCAAAAAGGAACTCTAAGATCAGGCGATATGGTTGTATCCGGAGTTTCAAGCGGTCGAATTAGGGCGATGTTTGATGATAGAGGTAAAAAAATCAAAAAAGCTGGTCCTTCCATACCTGTTTTAATATTAGGTCTTTCTGATGTACCTGAAGCTGGAGAATTTATATATGTTACAAAAGATGAAAAAACAGCTCGTTCTTATGCTGAAAAAGCTAAAAACTTAATTAAGGCTGATATGGTTAAATCTTCTTCTAATATTAAATTAGATGACTTGTTTAATCAAATATCTGATGGAACAATAAAAGATTTGAATATTATTATAAAAACAGATGTTAGAGGAACAATAGATGCTGTAAAACAATCCTTTGAAAAATTAAGCAATGAAGAAGTTAAAGTAAATATTATACATGGAGCTGTAGGTGGAATTACAGATTCAGATGTTAACTTAGCAGCTGCTTCAAATGCAGTTATTATAGGATTTAATGTTAGACCATCTCAAAGTGCCATTGACTTAGCAAATTATGAAAATATAGATATTAGAACCTATAGAGTAATTTATGATGCTATTGAAGATATTAAAAATGCTATTAAAGGAATGTTAGCACCAAAATATGTTGAAGAAGTAATTGGAAGAGCTGAAGTTAGAGCTATCTTCAAAGTTCCAAATGTAGGATCTGTTGCGGGTATATATGTTCTTAATGGTAAAATAACTAGAAATGCTACTATAAGATTAATTAGAAATGACATAGTTGTTCATGAAGGTGAAATATCATCATTGAGAAGATTTAAAGATGATGTAAAAGAACTTGCTTCTGGTTATGAAGGTGGACTGGGTTTAGAAAATTATAACGATGTAAAAGAAAATGATATTTTAGAAGCATATATAATGAAAGAAGTTAAAAAATAG
- the rnpM gene encoding RNase P modulator RnpM, translating into MKTKKIPMRKCVACGENKPKKDLLRIVNNKEEGILIDPTGKKNGRGAYICKDVKCVELAKKNKNISHALSAEINEEIYKEIANYVVDSE; encoded by the coding sequence ATGAAAACTAAAAAAATTCCTATGCGAAAATGTGTCGCTTGTGGTGAAAATAAACCTAAGAAGGACCTACTTAGAATTGTTAATAATAAAGAAGAAGGAATACTAATAGACCCTACTGGTAAAAAAAACGGCAGGGGGGCTTACATCTGTAAAGATGTAAAATGTGTTGAATTAGCTAAAAAAAATAAAAATATTAGTCATGCATTAAGTGCTGAAATTAACGAAGAAATATATAAGGAGATTGCAAATTATGTAGTAGATTCGGAATAG
- the nusA gene encoding transcription termination factor NusA translates to MNQEFINALNEIERNKGISSDVIIDALEKALIKSYEKNFDDNANVSVSVSRDTGEAKIYSIKTIVEDVDNKITEISLDEARLINNNLNIGDEVTIEVTPKNFGRIAAQTARNIVIQKIKDAEREIVYNEFINREKEIITGIIQRIDHGIIYVDLGKVEGIVPLSEQIPNEEYKVNDRYKFYIKEVKNTTKGAQVILSRTDTGLVKRLLELEVPEIHDGIVEIFSISREAGSRTKLAVFTRDENIDPVGACVGFKGTRVKAIVDELNGEKLDIIIWDKDIKVFLANSLSPAEVLKVFVNEKEKIARIIVDSGQLSLAIGKEGQNARLAAKLTNWKIDIKGTEQYLEGIQNKNIVAEFPEEEEYINDLLGDFDEN, encoded by the coding sequence ATGAATCAAGAATTTATTAATGCATTAAATGAAATTGAAAGAAATAAAGGAATTTCAAGCGATGTAATAATAGATGCATTAGAAAAAGCTTTAATAAAAAGCTATGAAAAAAATTTTGATGATAATGCAAATGTATCTGTTTCTGTTAGTAGAGATACAGGGGAAGCAAAGATATACTCAATAAAAACAATTGTTGAAGATGTTGATAATAAAATTACTGAAATATCTTTAGATGAGGCCCGTTTAATTAATAATAATTTAAATATAGGCGATGAGGTGACTATTGAAGTTACTCCAAAAAATTTTGGTAGAATTGCGGCGCAGACTGCAAGAAACATTGTCATTCAAAAAATAAAAGATGCTGAAAGAGAAATTGTTTATAATGAGTTTATAAATAGAGAAAAAGAAATTATTACAGGTATTATTCAAAGAATAGATCATGGTATTATTTACGTAGACCTAGGTAAAGTTGAAGGCATTGTACCTTTAAGTGAACAGATTCCTAATGAAGAATATAAGGTAAATGATCGATATAAGTTCTATATTAAAGAAGTTAAAAATACAACTAAGGGAGCTCAGGTTATACTATCAAGAACTGATACTGGATTAGTTAAAAGACTTTTAGAATTAGAAGTTCCTGAAATTCATGATGGTATAGTTGAAATATTTTCTATTTCAAGAGAGGCTGGTTCTCGTACTAAACTAGCAGTATTTACAAGAGATGAAAATATAGATCCGGTAGGTGCTTGTGTAGGATTTAAAGGGACTAGGGTAAAGGCTATTGTCGATGAATTAAATGGCGAAAAACTAGATATAATAATTTGGGATAAAGATATTAAAGTATTTTTAGCTAATAGCTTAAGTCCTGCAGAAGTATTAAAGGTATTTGTCAATGAAAAGGAAAAAATTGCTAGAATTATAGTAGATAGCGGTCAATTGTCCTTAGCCATTGGTAAAGAAGGACAAAATGCTAGATTAGCTGCCAAACTAACAAATTGGAAAATAGATATAAAGGGAACTGAACAATATTTGGAAGGAATTCAAAACAAGAACATTGTTGCTGAGTTTCCAGAAGAAGAAGAATATATTAATGATTTATTAGGTGATTTTGATGAAAACTAA
- the rimP gene encoding ribosome maturation factor RimP, producing the protein MMNKKNLLDLCWKEFEPIVNNLGYILDDIEYVKEPKGNILRVYIDKDQGTINIDDCEKSSKLISDKLDEIDPIDEQYYLEVSSPGIDRPFKNNRDYSKNIGNLVIVKFYAPINGEKEITGKLIDFNDESIAIERKDKVTNFDRKKIATIRLSLF; encoded by the coding sequence ATGATGAATAAAAAAAATTTATTAGACCTGTGTTGGAAAGAATTTGAACCTATAGTAAATAATTTAGGATATATATTAGATGATATTGAATATGTAAAAGAACCTAAAGGCAATATACTTAGAGTTTATATTGATAAAGACCAAGGTACCATAAATATTGATGATTGTGAAAAATCAAGCAAGCTAATTAGCGATAAGCTTGATGAAATAGATCCAATTGACGAACAATACTATTTAGAAGTGTCATCTCCAGGAATAGATAGACCTTTTAAAAATAATAGAGACTACTCCAAAAATATTGGAAACTTAGTTATTGTAAAGTTTTATGCACCAATAAATGGAGAAAAAGAAATTACAGGAAAATTAATAGATTTCAACGATGAATCTATAGCAATCGAAAGAAAAGATAAGGTAACTAATTTTGACCGAAAAAAAATAGCTACAATTAGATTATCATTATTTTAA